A section of the Aricia agestis chromosome 4, ilAriAges1.1, whole genome shotgun sequence genome encodes:
- the LOC121726325 gene encoding putative tyrosine-protein kinase Wsck, producing the protein MERLSLLIAVATVTFLRCVYTDRGDYIGCYRLKDDVLNIHTGQSVDVCLTSCEEVYYKYALVGNESSCFCANVPGQFKLELDACSTPCPKNESQKCGGDNVASVYDTEVTAPGPPMSLEVSNVTETALRARWAPPQAFSRISGYVVRATVLETFADFTLLPLEWVVSNETFQIELPNLQPGSKYSISVAATNYEEEGPNVTKTAETVIGTPTPSPPDIEIKQRHGNKMVVHIPQAQNTNGPVSMYRIVVSVELYQQGFIVENLGNYTYARERNFPYYITAELDPDDIQSDFIIGDNITYNGFLNAPLPLINDIEVFLGVVSEKNHVKKIRYADASKKVILNVSEPEEVSPMVVVLASGIAIGVVLLLIGIGLLIILRKRITVARLQRGSQSMPLSLSEPCLEIENSGFLQDEDERVDYYGNIKRKLWNIPRNLIDIDISCVVGLGSYGKFTRGKVQQHSSHMFGLVQVIADRELDKADKKVMLQELDTLIKSSEHENVISLIGICETNTTLFVVLQDSKINLKEMLLQSRHRDVQNNKFCLLTESKVLQICADIACGMEYLHSKRIGHKRLSCRNIMIGDGGLAKLAGFGLSHIRPLHETPDYTRWTSHEMLRQTRFHTKADVWSYGVLVWEALTLGATPYSGTVSKDVAARVLRGMRPSQPSYVGDELFQLCLQCWQVDPDERPTFSSLLNELTPIINGPGTRCLSFTFYNDFNYEPHIPQYEVIS; encoded by the coding sequence ATGGAACGGTTAAGCCTGCTGATCGCTGTTGCGACGGTTACTTTCCTGAGATGCGTGTATACGGATCGCGGAGACTACATCGGATGCTACAGGCTAAAAGACGACGTGTTAAATATCCACACTGGTCAATCCGTCGACGTTTGCCTGACATCATGTGAAGAAGTTTACTACAAATACGCTCTCGTCGGCAACGAGTCCTCGTGCTTCTGCGCCAACGTTCCGGGACAGTTCAAGTTAGAGTTAGACGCCTGTAGCACGCCTTGTCCTAAGAACGAATCTCAGAAATGCGGCGGCGACAACGTCGCGAGCGTATACGACACCGAGGTGACGGCTCCCGGACCGCCCATGTCCCTCGAAGTGAGTAACGTGACGGAAACAGCGCTGCGGGCGAGGTGGGCTCCCCCTCAGGCCTTCTCCCGTATCTCGGGCTACGTGGTCAGAGCCACAGTGCTCGAAACTTTCGCCGACTTCACTCTGCTGCCCCTGGAATGGGTAGTCAGCAATGAAACATTTCAAATCGAGCTACCGAACCTTCAGCCGGGTTCCAAATACTCAATCAGCGTAGCGGCAACCAACTACGAGGAGGagggcccgaacgtcacgaaGACGGCGGAGACGGTCATAGGCACGCCCACCCCTAGTCCTCCGGATATAGAAATTAAACAGAGGCACGGGAACAAAATGGTAGTCCACATTCCACAGGCTCAAAACACTAATGGTCCTGTGAGCATGTACCGTATTGTGGTGTCGGTGGAGCTGTATCAGCAGGGTTTTATAGTGGAAAATCTAGGGAACTACACTTATGCAAGGGAAAGGAACTTCCCCTATTATATTACAGCCGAGTTAGATCCTGACGATATTCAAAGTGACTTTATTATTGGTGATAACATAACTTACAATGGTTTCCTCAATGCTCCTCTACCTCTCATTAATGATATAGAAGTTTTTTTAGGAGTTGTCAGTGAGAAAAACCATGTGAAGAAAATAAGATATGCTGATGCTAGTAAAAAGGTCATATTGAATGTGTCCGAGCCTGAGGAAGTGTCCCCTATGGTTGTAGTTCTGGCCTCTGGCATAGCTATCGGTGTTGTTTTACTGCTGATTGGTATTGGCCTGCTGATCATTCTAAGGAAGAGAATTACAGTGGCTCGCCTTCAGAGAGGTTCCCAGTCTATGCCTTTGAGTTTGAGCGAGCCATGCCTGGAAATTGAGAACTCTGGTTTCTTACAGGATGAAGACGAAAGAGTCGATTATTATGGTAATATAAAAAGGAAGCTGTGGAACATCCCCAGGAACCTGATTGATATTGATATTTCGTGTGTCGTTGGCTTGGGGAGCTATGGGAAGTTCACAAGAGGTAAAGTACAGCAGCACAGCAGCCATATGTTCGGGCTGGTGCAGGTTATAGCGGACAGAGAACTAGACAAGGCAGACAAGAAAGTGATGCTTCAGGAGTTAGACACTCTCATCAAGTCTTCCGAACATGAAAATGTTATATCATTGATAGGAATTTGTGAAACCAATACTACCCTATTTGTTGTGCTGCAGGACAGCAAGATTAACCTGAAGGAGATGCTGCTGCAGAGCAGGCACAGGGACGTGCAGAATAATAAGTTCTGCTTGTTAACAGAAAGTAAAGTCCTTCAGATATGTGCAGATATCGCATGCGGCATGGAGTACCTGCACAGTAAAAGGATCGGCCACAAGAGGTTGAGCTGTCGTAATATAATGATCGGAGATGGCGGCCTCGCTAAACTAGCAGGTTTTGGACTCTCTCACATTCGGCCCCTACATGAAACACCAGACTATACAAGGTGGACTTCCCATGAGATGCTTCGTCAGACCAGGTTCCACACTAAAGCCGATGTGTGGTCCTATGGAGTCTTAGTTTGGGAAGCTCTGACATTGGGTGCCACACCCTACTCGGGTACTGTTAGTAAAGATGTTGCAGCCCGAGTGCTGAGAGGTATGAGACCATCTCAGCCATCGTATGTGGGCGATGAGCTGTTCCAGCTGTGCCTGCAGTGCTGGCAGGTCGACCCCGACGAGAGGCCCACCTTCTCTTCTCTTCTTAATGAACTGACTCCTATCATCAACGGGCCTGGGACTAGATGTCTaagttttacattttacaatgatTTTAATTATGAACCTCACATACCACAGTATGAAGTTATTTCATAA